A portion of the bacterium genome contains these proteins:
- the glnT gene encoding type III glutamate--ammonia ligase, protein MTPAQAEAFLQEHDVRFVLAQFVDIHGVAKTKAVPASHLGDVLEGGAGFAGFAVWGLGQEPHDPDFMAVGDLATLSLVPWQPGYARIVCDGYVKGQPWPLDTRHILKKQIARLAEKGWTLDSGIEPEFMLLNRLPDGTVVCADPSDALDKPCYDYKGLFRSRAFIEQLVEALQKVGFDVYQVDHEDANGQFEVNFSYSDCLTSADRIVFFRMAASEIARQCGAVCSFMPKPFSDRTGSGLHHHLSLSDGKTGNLFADDGDERNLGLSQLAYHFLGGLLAHAPALAALVAPSVNSYKRLVVGRSFSGATWAPAYISYGDNNRTSMVRVPYGRLEVRLVDSSANPYLAASAIIAAGLDGIERKLDPGEPHNINHYRLSPEQLRERGVGVLPQTLAEALDALEADGLFAQQLGSDFLSEFVTIKRMEWVDYHRHVSDWELRRYLEFY, encoded by the coding sequence ATGACGCCGGCCCAGGCCGAAGCGTTTCTGCAGGAGCACGACGTCCGCTTCGTCCTCGCGCAGTTCGTCGACATCCACGGCGTCGCGAAGACCAAGGCCGTTCCCGCAAGCCACCTGGGCGACGTGCTCGAGGGCGGCGCCGGCTTCGCCGGGTTCGCGGTCTGGGGGCTCGGGCAGGAGCCGCACGATCCCGACTTCATGGCCGTCGGCGATCTCGCCACGCTCTCCCTCGTGCCGTGGCAGCCGGGGTACGCGCGCATCGTCTGCGACGGGTACGTGAAGGGGCAGCCGTGGCCGCTCGACACGCGGCACATCCTGAAGAAGCAGATCGCGCGGCTCGCGGAGAAGGGGTGGACGCTCGACTCGGGGATCGAGCCGGAGTTCATGCTGCTGAACCGGCTGCCCGACGGGACCGTCGTCTGCGCCGACCCGTCCGACGCGCTCGACAAGCCCTGCTACGACTACAAGGGGCTCTTCCGGAGCCGGGCCTTCATCGAGCAGCTCGTCGAGGCGCTCCAGAAGGTCGGGTTCGACGTCTACCAAGTGGACCACGAGGACGCGAACGGGCAGTTCGAGGTGAACTTCTCGTACTCCGACTGCCTCACGTCCGCCGACCGCATCGTCTTCTTCCGCATGGCGGCGAGCGAGATCGCGCGGCAGTGTGGTGCCGTCTGCTCGTTCATGCCGAAGCCGTTCAGCGACCGCACCGGCAGCGGACTCCATCATCACCTCTCGCTGTCCGACGGGAAGACCGGCAACCTCTTCGCGGACGACGGTGACGAGCGCAACCTTGGTTTGTCGCAGCTCGCCTACCACTTCCTCGGCGGGCTCCTCGCGCACGCGCCGGCGCTGGCGGCGCTGGTGGCGCCGTCGGTCAACTCCTATAAGCGGCTCGTGGTCGGGCGCAGCTTCTCCGGCGCCACCTGGGCGCCGGCCTACATCTCCTACGGCGACAACAACCGCACCTCGATGGTCCGCGTGCCGTACGGGCGGCTCGAGGTCCGGCTCGTCGACTCGAGCGCCAACCCGTACCTCGCGGCGTCGGCGATCATTGCCGCCGGGCTCGACGGCATCGAGCGCAAGCTCGATCCGGGCGAGCCGCACAACATCAACCACTACCGCCTGTCGCCCGAGCAACTGCGCGAGCGCGGCGTCGGCGTGCTGCCGCAGACGCTCGCCGAGGCGCTCGACGCGCTCGAGGCGGACGGGCTCTTCGCGCAGCAGCTCGGCTCCGACTTCCTCTCCGAGTTCGTGACGATCAAGCGGATGGAGTGGGTCGACTACCACCGCCACGTCTCCGACTGGGAGCTGCGGCGGTACCTGGAGTTCTACTGA
- a CDS encoding amidophosphoribosyltransferase — translation MCGVVGLLLKDGTRRAELGRLVTGMFETMGERGPDSGGLAVFGEPTTGALRRFNVFAPRRDYPWGELATALGASVEAIENHAVVSLAGTAPDFRRWLAEYDPTLHLLSAGRRINVYKDVGAAGAIAKRYRFPVLGGTHAVGHTRMATESAVSPARAHPFTAGEDFCLVHNGSLSNPNMLRRKLEAEGVAFETDNDTEAACRLIEWRLRAGDSLEQALEVAFRELDGFYTLVMGTGDSLTLVRDAFACKPAVIAETDSWVAIASEFRALAHLPDVASANVFEPEPERIYTWTVPN, via the coding sequence ATGTGCGGCGTCGTCGGCCTTCTCCTGAAGGACGGCACGCGGCGCGCCGAGCTCGGCCGGCTCGTGACCGGCATGTTCGAGACGATGGGTGAGCGCGGGCCCGACTCGGGCGGCCTCGCCGTCTTCGGCGAGCCCACGACCGGGGCGCTCCGCCGCTTCAACGTCTTCGCGCCGCGCCGCGACTACCCGTGGGGCGAGCTCGCGACGGCGCTGGGCGCGTCCGTCGAGGCCATCGAGAACCACGCCGTCGTTTCGCTCGCCGGCACCGCGCCCGACTTCCGCCGCTGGCTCGCCGAGTACGATCCGACGCTGCACCTCCTGTCGGCCGGACGGCGCATCAACGTCTACAAGGACGTCGGCGCGGCGGGCGCGATCGCGAAGCGCTACCGGTTCCCGGTGCTCGGCGGCACGCACGCCGTCGGGCACACGCGCATGGCGACGGAGTCGGCCGTGTCGCCGGCGCGCGCGCATCCGTTCACCGCCGGCGAGGACTTCTGCCTCGTCCACAACGGCTCGCTGTCGAACCCGAACATGCTGCGCCGCAAGCTCGAAGCGGAGGGCGTCGCCTTCGAGACCGACAACGACACCGAGGCCGCCTGCCGCCTCATCGAGTGGCGGCTCCGCGCCGGCGACTCGCTCGAGCAGGCGCTCGAGGTCGCGTTCCGCGAGCTCGACGGCTTCTACACGCTCGTCATGGGCACCGGCGACTCGCTGACGCTCGTCCGCGACGCCTTCGCCTGCAAGCCCGCCGTCATCGCGGAGACCGACTCGTGGGTGGCGATCGCGTCGGAGTTCCGGGCGCTGGCGCATCTGCCCGACGTCGCGTCGGCGAACGTCTTCGAGCCGGAGCCGGAGCGCATCTACACCTGGACGGTCCCGAATTGA
- a CDS encoding protein glxC — translation MTVLDLEQLSVREINYALHHRDSMESVTLVNPGGAHNLAVGLDWPGEVEIRGHAGYFVGGMNKQATITVHGSVASSVAENMMSGLVRVRGNASQCAGASMHGGLLVVEGDAAARCGISLKGGDVVVGGRVGHASGFMAQAGRIVVCGDAGASLGDSLYEAVIYVGGGIKSLGADAQEEEMTEADVVVVRALLAKAGLAEDPARFRRVASARTLYHWNADAQQEY, via the coding sequence TTGACGGTCCTCGATCTCGAGCAGCTCTCGGTCCGGGAGATCAACTACGCCCTCCATCATCGGGACTCGATGGAGTCCGTCACGCTCGTGAACCCCGGCGGCGCGCACAACCTGGCCGTCGGGCTCGACTGGCCCGGCGAGGTCGAGATCCGCGGCCACGCCGGCTACTTCGTCGGCGGGATGAACAAGCAGGCGACGATCACCGTCCACGGCAGCGTGGCGTCGAGCGTCGCCGAGAACATGATGTCGGGCCTCGTGCGCGTGCGCGGCAACGCCTCGCAGTGCGCGGGGGCGTCGATGCACGGCGGGCTCCTCGTCGTCGAGGGCGACGCCGCGGCCCGCTGCGGCATCTCGCTGAAGGGCGGCGACGTCGTGGTCGGCGGGCGCGTCGGGCACGCGAGCGGCTTCATGGCGCAGGCGGGGCGCATCGTCGTCTGCGGCGACGCCGGCGCGAGCCTCGGCGACTCGCTCTACGAGGCGGTCATCTACGTCGGCGGCGGCATCAAGAGCCTCGGTGCCGACGCGCAGGAAGAGGAGATGACCGAGGCGGACGTCGTCGTCGTGCGCGCGCTCCTCGCGAAGGCCGGCCTGGCCGAAGACCCCGCGCGGTTCCGCCGCGTCGCCTCCGCGCGCACGCTGTATCACTGGAACGCCGACGCGCAGCAGGAGTACTGA
- a CDS encoding FMN-binding glutamate synthase family protein, producing MAIRREENSLYGPDVLAYIQRAAEHGVYDIRGLGAKRRVPHFDDLVFLTASMSRYPLEGYRERCTTKTVLGTRHAKKPIELAIPITVAGMSFGALSARSKEAIGRAATAVGTSTTTGDGGMTPEERESSKTLVYQCLPSRYGFNPDDLRKADAIEVVVGQGAKPGGGGMLLGQKITERVAAMRTLPAGIDQRSACRHPDWTGPDDLAIKIVELREITDWQVPIYVKIGASRVFNDVKLAVKSGADVVVVDGMQGGTAATQQVFIEHAGIPTLPAVRQAVEALEEMGVYGEVQLVVSGGIRTGADVAKALALGADAVSIGQGVLMALGCNAPRPLDGGTHEDVSADYAKLGTEPGYCHHCQSGRCPVGVTTQDPSLELRLEPTEGARALRNYLNVLTMELTTLARACGKSNVHHLEREDLVALTVEAAAMAGVPLAGTSWIPGRRSSEPGGW from the coding sequence GTGGCGATCCGGCGCGAGGAGAACAGCCTCTACGGCCCGGACGTGCTGGCCTACATCCAGCGCGCCGCCGAGCACGGCGTCTACGACATCCGCGGCCTCGGCGCGAAGCGCCGCGTCCCGCACTTCGACGACCTCGTCTTCCTGACGGCGTCGATGTCACGCTATCCGCTCGAGGGCTACCGCGAGCGCTGCACGACGAAGACGGTGCTCGGCACACGCCACGCGAAGAAGCCCATCGAGCTCGCGATCCCGATCACCGTCGCCGGCATGAGCTTCGGCGCGCTGTCGGCGCGCTCGAAGGAGGCCATCGGGCGCGCGGCGACGGCCGTCGGCACGTCGACCACCACCGGCGACGGCGGCATGACGCCTGAAGAACGCGAGTCGTCGAAGACGCTCGTCTACCAGTGCCTGCCGTCGCGCTACGGCTTCAACCCCGACGACCTCCGCAAGGCCGACGCCATCGAGGTCGTCGTGGGGCAGGGCGCCAAGCCCGGCGGCGGCGGCATGCTGCTCGGGCAGAAGATCACCGAGCGCGTCGCCGCCATGCGCACGCTGCCCGCCGGCATCGACCAGCGCTCGGCGTGCCGCCATCCCGACTGGACGGGGCCCGACGACCTCGCGATCAAGATCGTCGAGCTGCGCGAGATCACCGACTGGCAGGTGCCGATCTACGTGAAGATCGGCGCGTCGCGCGTCTTCAACGACGTGAAGCTGGCGGTGAAGTCGGGCGCCGACGTGGTCGTCGTCGACGGCATGCAGGGCGGCACCGCGGCGACGCAGCAGGTGTTCATCGAGCACGCCGGCATCCCGACGCTGCCCGCCGTGCGTCAGGCCGTCGAGGCGCTCGAGGAGATGGGCGTCTACGGCGAGGTGCAGCTGGTCGTCTCGGGAGGCATTCGCACCGGGGCCGACGTCGCGAAGGCGCTGGCGCTCGGGGCCGACGCGGTGTCGATCGGGCAGGGCGTGCTGATGGCGCTCGGCTGCAACGCGCCGAGGCCGCTCGACGGGGGGACGCACGAAGACGTGAGCGCCGACTACGCGAAGCTCGGCACGGAGCCCGGCTACTGCCACCACTGCCAGAGCGGCCGCTGCCCGGTCGGCGTGACGACGCAGGACCCGTCACTCGAGCTGCGGCTGGAGCCTACGGAAGGCGCGCGGGCCCTGCGCAACTACCTCAACGTCCTCACCATGGAGCTGACGACGCTCGCGCGCGCCTGCGGCAAGTCGAACGTGCACCATCTCGAACGCGAGGACCTCGTGGCGCTGACCGTCGAGGCCGCGGCGATGGCGGGCGTGCCGCTCGCGGGCACGAGCTGGATCCCCGGACGCCGCAGCTCGGAGCCCGGCGGCTGGTGA
- a CDS encoding FAD-dependent oxidoreductase, with amino-acid sequence MKGYSAWSLLRRGLTGGEWPRAWRRQAQRRSYDVVVIGAGVHGLATAYYLAKNHGVTDVAVVDKAWVGGGASGRNTAIVRSNYLTPEGVRFYDRSLELYRHLARELDFNVMFARRGHMTLAHDDGALRTMQWRAQVNQLEGVDSKVIGPRDVAAIEPYLDCSPRRRYPILGALYHPPGGIIRHDAVNWGYARAADALGVHIHQETEVVGIDVGSDGVTGVRLADGSTIATERVVNCTAGWATTIADMAGVRLPIVTHPLQAAVTEPVKPFLHSVVVSGTLHVYVSQTDRGELVFGASVDPFAAYSMRGTLEFTEELASHVLELIPSIAMVRLLRQWAGLCDMTPDYSPVMGETPVRGFYVDVGWGTYGFKAGPVSGEQMAALVATGRTPELIAPFALSRFAEGRLVGEKGAAAVGH; translated from the coding sequence GTGAAGGGCTACTCGGCCTGGTCGCTCCTCCGCCGCGGGCTCACCGGCGGCGAGTGGCCGCGCGCGTGGCGGCGCCAGGCGCAGCGGCGCAGCTACGACGTCGTCGTCATCGGCGCCGGCGTGCACGGGCTCGCGACCGCCTACTACCTTGCGAAGAACCACGGCGTCACCGACGTCGCCGTGGTCGACAAGGCGTGGGTGGGCGGCGGCGCCTCGGGCCGCAACACCGCCATCGTGCGCTCGAACTACCTGACGCCCGAGGGCGTGCGCTTCTACGACCGCTCGCTCGAGCTCTACCGCCACCTGGCGCGCGAGCTCGACTTCAACGTCATGTTCGCGCGCCGCGGCCACATGACGCTGGCGCACGACGACGGCGCGCTGCGCACCATGCAGTGGCGCGCGCAGGTGAACCAGCTGGAGGGCGTCGACTCGAAGGTGATCGGCCCGCGCGACGTCGCCGCGATCGAGCCCTACCTCGACTGCTCGCCGCGCCGCCGCTACCCGATCCTGGGCGCGCTCTACCACCCGCCAGGCGGCATCATCCGCCACGACGCGGTCAACTGGGGCTACGCGCGCGCGGCCGACGCGCTCGGCGTCCATATCCACCAGGAGACGGAGGTCGTGGGCATCGACGTCGGCTCGGATGGCGTGACCGGCGTGCGGCTCGCCGACGGCAGCACGATCGCCACCGAGCGCGTCGTCAACTGCACCGCCGGCTGGGCGACGACCATCGCCGACATGGCCGGCGTGCGCCTCCCCATCGTCACGCACCCGCTCCAGGCCGCGGTGACCGAGCCGGTGAAGCCGTTCCTCCACAGCGTCGTCGTGTCGGGGACGCTGCACGTCTACGTCAGCCAGACGGACCGCGGCGAGCTCGTCTTCGGCGCCAGCGTCGACCCGTTCGCGGCCTACTCGATGCGCGGGACGCTCGAGTTCACGGAGGAGCTGGCGAGCCACGTGCTCGAGCTGATCCCGTCGATCGCCATGGTGCGCCTGCTGCGCCAGTGGGCGGGGCTGTGCGACATGACGCCGGACTACTCGCCGGTCATGGGCGAGACGCCGGTGCGCGGCTTCTACGTCGACGTCGGCTGGGGGACGTACGGCTTCAAGGCCGGGCCCGTCTCGGGCGAGCAGATGGCGGCGCTCGTCGCCACGGGCCGGACGCCGGAGCTGATCGCGCCGTTCGCGCTATCGCGCTTCGCCGAGGGGCGCCTGGTCGGCGAGAAGGGGGCGGCCGCCGTCGGCCACTGA
- a CDS encoding sarcosine oxidase subunit delta, with product MLLVPCPHCGPRNASEFRWMGEAKPRPDPHAATPAEWRAYLYEKRNLAGWVREGWYHRAGCRRFFQIERDTTTNATRPVSA from the coding sequence ATGCTGCTCGTCCCGTGCCCGCACTGCGGCCCGCGCAACGCCTCCGAGTTCCGCTGGATGGGCGAAGCCAAGCCGCGCCCCGACCCGCATGCGGCGACCCCTGCGGAGTGGCGCGCGTACCTCTACGAGAAGCGCAACCTCGCCGGCTGGGTGCGCGAGGGCTGGTACCACCGCGCCGGCTGCCGCCGCTTCTTCCAGATCGAGCGCGACACGACGACCAACGCGACGCGCCCCGTGTCCGCATGA
- a CDS encoding (2Fe-2S)-binding protein, whose product MTPPMPMRLGPQPREVVDRGDAFSFTWNGQLRFAYRGDTIVSALLAAGERVFSRSFKYHRPRGVLSATYHDPGCLVQVGDEPNVRGAHRRVGVAFDVRAQNVWPSLRWDLRAVNQLLGRFLPPGFYYKTFMAPEALWPAYQRVLRGFAPGGRVARREPAERFAHRFLHPDVVVAGGGPAGMSAAIAAADAGARVLLVEEEPELGGHLRWAGDPTPLRDAIARRPSITVLADAVVTGRWDQNWLGIVERGVPGVFERLTRARAKALVVAGGLIERPYVFAGNDLPGVMLSTAVRRLVNLWAVKPGARAVVLTANAEGDAAIDDLRRAGVEVVAVADARRGEDVVRATGRGAVKAVELADGRTLACDLLVTAVGWTAQTLLLNMAGDRPVYDPRAARFVPGGRLPDDVFVTGGLAGDGTLDELVAHGETVGRAAAVQARGGMPDPVTLLQRDPHPALFQARTHGFVDFSEDVGSKDVVTAAHEGYDGVELVKRYTTATMGPAQGKLETMSTVAVLAGAVGTPIAEIGTTTWRPPYVPVTLGALAGRPHHPVRVSPMQPWHEAQAAIPMVAGQWIRPAHYGDPAGEVRAVREGVGVIDVTPLGKIDLRGADVPKLLNLVYVNKWSQLPVGGVRYGVMCAEDGVVLDDGVTGRLAEERWLMTTTSSGAGTVYEWLEMWLQTAHPDWDVALTPCTAAYASMNVAGPKARALLGRVVEGVDLAFPYMQVREGRVAGVDGCVLWRIGFTGETSWELHVPASYGLHVWETLFAVGRDLGVRPFGVEAQRVLRLEKGHAIVGQDTDGLTIAFAAGFGGLVKLDKDDFAGATELRWQQGRDDYARLVALQPLDPTEVPVEASQIVEGERRIVGRITSSRFSPTLHRAVCLGYVAPHLAFVGTVVQVRLPGGRCIGARVTEHLSHFDPSGERLRG is encoded by the coding sequence ATGACGCCCCCCATGCCCATGCGCCTCGGCCCGCAGCCGAGGGAGGTCGTCGACCGCGGCGACGCCTTCAGCTTCACGTGGAACGGCCAGCTCCGCTTCGCCTACCGCGGCGACACCATCGTCTCGGCGCTGCTGGCGGCGGGGGAGCGCGTCTTCTCGCGCAGCTTCAAGTACCACCGGCCGCGCGGCGTTCTCTCGGCGACCTACCACGACCCGGGCTGTCTCGTGCAGGTCGGCGACGAGCCCAACGTTCGCGGCGCGCACCGGCGGGTCGGCGTCGCCTTCGACGTGCGGGCGCAGAACGTGTGGCCGTCGCTGCGCTGGGACCTCCGCGCCGTGAACCAGCTCCTCGGCCGCTTCCTGCCGCCGGGCTTCTACTACAAGACGTTCATGGCGCCCGAGGCGCTGTGGCCGGCGTACCAGCGCGTGCTGCGCGGCTTCGCGCCCGGCGGGCGGGTCGCTCGCCGGGAGCCGGCGGAGCGGTTCGCGCATCGCTTCCTGCATCCGGACGTGGTCGTCGCGGGCGGCGGTCCGGCGGGGATGTCCGCGGCGATCGCGGCGGCGGACGCGGGCGCACGCGTGCTGCTGGTCGAGGAGGAGCCCGAGCTCGGCGGCCATCTGCGCTGGGCCGGCGATCCGACGCCGCTCCGGGACGCGATCGCGCGGCGGCCGTCGATCACCGTCCTCGCCGACGCCGTCGTCACCGGGCGCTGGGACCAGAACTGGCTCGGGATCGTCGAGCGCGGCGTGCCGGGCGTCTTCGAGCGGCTGACGCGGGCGCGGGCGAAGGCGCTGGTGGTCGCGGGCGGGCTCATCGAGCGGCCGTACGTCTTCGCGGGCAACGACCTGCCGGGCGTCATGCTGTCCACCGCCGTGCGCCGGCTGGTGAACCTGTGGGCGGTGAAGCCCGGCGCGCGCGCGGTCGTGCTGACCGCCAACGCCGAGGGCGACGCGGCCATCGACGACCTCCGCCGCGCCGGCGTCGAGGTCGTCGCCGTCGCCGACGCGCGCCGCGGCGAGGACGTCGTGCGCGCGACCGGGCGGGGCGCGGTCAAAGCCGTGGAGCTGGCCGACGGCCGCACGCTCGCGTGCGACCTCCTCGTCACCGCCGTCGGCTGGACGGCGCAGACGCTGCTGCTGAACATGGCCGGCGACCGGCCCGTCTACGACCCTCGCGCGGCACGCTTCGTTCCCGGCGGCCGTCTGCCCGACGACGTCTTCGTCACCGGCGGCCTCGCCGGCGACGGCACGCTGGACGAGCTCGTCGCGCACGGCGAGACCGTCGGCCGCGCGGCGGCGGTGCAGGCGCGGGGCGGCATGCCCGACCCCGTCACGCTGCTGCAGCGCGATCCGCACCCGGCGCTCTTCCAGGCGCGCACGCACGGCTTCGTCGACTTCTCCGAGGACGTCGGCTCGAAGGACGTCGTCACCGCGGCGCACGAGGGCTACGACGGCGTCGAGCTGGTGAAGCGCTACACGACGGCGACCATGGGCCCCGCGCAGGGCAAGCTCGAGACCATGAGCACGGTCGCCGTGCTGGCCGGCGCGGTCGGCACGCCGATCGCCGAGATCGGCACCACCACCTGGCGTCCGCCCTACGTCCCGGTGACGCTCGGTGCGCTCGCCGGCCGTCCGCACCACCCCGTGCGGGTGTCGCCGATGCAGCCGTGGCACGAGGCGCAGGCGGCGATCCCGATGGTCGCGGGGCAGTGGATCCGCCCCGCGCACTACGGCGACCCCGCCGGCGAGGTGCGCGCCGTGCGCGAGGGCGTCGGCGTCATCGACGTCACGCCGCTCGGCAAGATCGACCTCCGCGGCGCGGACGTGCCGAAGCTCCTGAACCTCGTCTACGTGAACAAGTGGTCGCAGCTCCCCGTCGGCGGCGTGCGCTACGGCGTCATGTGCGCCGAGGACGGCGTCGTGCTCGACGACGGCGTCACCGGCCGTCTCGCCGAGGAACGCTGGCTCATGACGACGACGTCGTCGGGCGCCGGCACCGTCTACGAGTGGCTCGAGATGTGGCTCCAGACCGCGCACCCCGACTGGGACGTCGCGCTCACGCCCTGCACGGCGGCGTACGCCAGCATGAACGTCGCCGGGCCGAAGGCGCGGGCGCTGCTCGGGCGCGTGGTCGAGGGCGTCGATCTCGCGTTCCCCTACATGCAGGTGCGCGAGGGCCGCGTCGCCGGCGTCGACGGCTGCGTCCTCTGGCGCATCGGCTTCACCGGCGAGACCAGCTGGGAGCTGCACGTGCCGGCGTCGTACGGGCTCCACGTCTGGGAGACGCTGTTCGCGGTCGGCCGCGACCTCGGCGTGCGGCCCTTCGGCGTCGAGGCGCAGCGCGTGCTGCGGCTCGAGAAGGGGCACGCGATCGTCGGCCAGGACACCGACGGGCTGACGATCGCCTTCGCCGCCGGCTTCGGCGGGCTCGTGAAGCTGGACAAGGACGACTTCGCCGGCGCGACCGAGCTGCGCTGGCAGCAGGGGCGCGACGACTACGCGCGCCTGGTCGCGCTGCAGCCGCTCGACCCGACCGAGGTGCCGGTCGAGGCGAGCCAGATCGTCGAGGGCGAGCGCCGCATCGTCGGCCGCATCACCTCGAGCCGCTTCTCGCCGACGCTCCACCGCGCCGTCTGCCTCGGCTACGTCGCGCCGCACCTCGCCTTCGTGGGCACCGTCGTGCAGGTGCGGCTGCCGGGCGGGCGGTGCATCGGCGCGCGCGTGACCGAGCATCTGTCCCACTTCGATCCGTCGGGGGAGCGGCTGCGTGGCTGA
- a CDS encoding polymer-forming cytoskeletal protein: MFQRDGGQGPVGESVASGSGPGAGAQGATSAFLGKDTQLTGTVTFGSSARIEGQVEGQVTANGTLTIGESANLKATVNGTVIVVQGTVTGDITAKTRLELRSPSKVKGNIAAPVVVIQEGANFEGQCTMGEAAKAKLGVTAGPSLASSAPLTLGNAVNA; the protein is encoded by the coding sequence ATGTTTCAGCGTGATGGTGGACAGGGTCCGGTGGGCGAGTCGGTCGCGAGCGGCTCGGGGCCGGGCGCAGGCGCCCAGGGCGCCACGAGCGCGTTCCTCGGCAAGGACACGCAGCTCACCGGGACGGTGACCTTCGGCAGCTCGGCGCGCATCGAGGGCCAGGTCGAGGGCCAGGTGACGGCCAACGGCACGCTCACGATCGGCGAGAGCGCGAACCTGAAGGCGACCGTCAACGGCACGGTGATCGTCGTCCAGGGCACGGTGACGGGCGACATCACCGCCAAGACGCGCCTCGAGCTGCGCAGCCCGAGCAAGGTGAAGGGCAACATCGCGGCGCCGGTCGTCGTGATCCAGGAGGGCGCCAACTTCGAGGGCCAGTGCACGATGGGCGAGGCCGCGAAGGCGAAGCTCGGCGTCACGGCCGGCCCGTCCCTGGCGTCGTCGGCGCCCCTGACGCTCGGCAACGCCGTCAACGCGTGA
- the yhbY gene encoding ribosome assembly RNA-binding protein YhbY, giving the protein MLTSTQRKRLRGLAHPLEPVVQVGHQGVTDAVLEQVRGALLAHELIKVRLREPEDKKALAAALAAGSESEPCGLVGHTVILYKRHPEKPRISVD; this is encoded by the coding sequence GTGCTCACCTCGACCCAGCGCAAGAGGCTCCGCGGTCTGGCCCACCCGCTCGAGCCCGTCGTCCAGGTCGGCCACCAGGGCGTGACCGACGCCGTCCTCGAGCAGGTGCGGGGCGCGCTGCTCGCGCACGAGCTGATCAAGGTCCGGCTGCGCGAGCCGGAGGACAAGAAGGCGCTCGCGGCGGCGCTGGCCGCAGGCAGCGAGTCGGAGCCGTGCGGCCTCGTCGGCCACACGGTCATCCTCTACAAGCGCCACCCCGAGAAGCCGCGCATCAGCGTGGACTGA
- a CDS encoding class I SAM-dependent methyltransferase — MTDYVLATGAAERERLALLQEVYGPVTEAALRAAGLRPGMRVVEIGCGNGIMACWLGEQVGPTGAVLGLDQSPAQVEEARRLAAARGLGHVTFDVAEANAPGAPAAAFDLAYCRLVLMHLPDPLGALRVMGALVRPGGAVVAVEMDVTRWLCDPPSAAVERCYAMNLQLATKRGENFRIATSLHALFDAAGLEGVEARADLPLIRSGPTKHLLRLSFEELAPVAVLDGVTTPEEVADLDAELRRIADDPHTLLGMPLVVAVRGVSPR, encoded by the coding sequence GTGACCGACTACGTCCTCGCCACCGGTGCGGCGGAGCGCGAGCGACTGGCGCTCCTGCAGGAGGTCTACGGCCCCGTCACGGAGGCCGCGCTGCGTGCGGCCGGGCTGCGGCCCGGGATGCGCGTGGTCGAGATCGGCTGCGGCAACGGCATCATGGCGTGCTGGCTCGGCGAGCAGGTCGGCCCGACCGGCGCGGTGCTGGGGCTCGACCAGAGCCCGGCGCAGGTCGAGGAAGCGCGCCGGCTCGCGGCGGCACGCGGGCTCGGACACGTGACCTTCGACGTCGCCGAGGCGAACGCGCCGGGCGCGCCGGCGGCGGCGTTCGATCTGGCGTACTGCCGCCTCGTGCTGATGCACCTCCCCGACCCGCTCGGCGCGCTGCGCGTCATGGGCGCGCTGGTGCGGCCCGGCGGCGCGGTCGTCGCGGTCGAGATGGACGTCACGCGCTGGCTCTGCGACCCGCCGTCGGCGGCGGTCGAGCGCTGCTATGCGATGAACCTCCAGCTCGCCACGAAGCGCGGCGAGAACTTCCGCATCGCGACCAGCCTGCACGCGCTGTTCGACGCCGCCGGCCTGGAGGGCGTCGAGGCGCGCGCCGACCTGCCCCTCATCCGCAGCGGGCCGACGAAGCACCTCCTGCGCCTGTCGTTCGAGGAGCTCGCCCCCGTCGCGGTGCTGGACGGCGTCACCACGCCCGAGGAGGTGGCCGACCTCGACGCCGAGCTGCGCCGCATCGCCGACGACCCGCACACGCTGCTCGGCATGCCGCTGGTCGTCGCCGTGCGCGGCGTCAGTCCACGCTGA